TTGAAGATGCCTGCCTGCTGGAGCGGGTGCGGTGTTTTCGGGGACTGGCGAAAAGAAGGTGGTCGCCGTCGCCATCAGTTTGGACCTGCTGACACGGTTGCGGGTGAAATGGCCGAGGTTGAGTGATCAGGACGTGCTGCGCGCGGCTGCCTGGGCCGTCGTCAGGGCGAGTGACGGTACTGCTGACCCAGTGCCACCCCAGTGGAACCCTGCCTTCGATCAGCGAGGCGCTGATCGACACGTGCGTCAGCAAGACACGCATCCCACTCCATGCCACAACCGATGTGTGACCCACAGGTGGGCAGGTGAACAGATACCTGTCGTGCGCGTCTTCCATGCCCGTCGCCGGGAGCTGCAGAGGTCGCCCTGGGTGCTGGATCCAGTCGAAGCGGCGGCGTTATCGCAACGGCCAGAATGCCGCCGCCTCGGGCAGAACCTCCGCGGCAACGGGGCTCGGTCGACCCAGGAAGTACCCCTGGGCATAGTCGGCCCCCAACGCGATGATCTGCGCCAGTTCGTCAGGCGTCTCGATGCCTTCGGCCACCACCCGGATCCCTAGATCATGGGCATAGCCGATCAGGGCGGTGATGAGGGGGACTCGGCGGTCCTCCCGGTGCAGGCCACTCACCAGGCCTCGGTCGAGCTTCACGATGTCCGGCTTCAACTCACTCAGATAATTCAGGCTGGTATGGCCGGCCCCGAGGTCATCCAAGGCCACCTGCGCCCCCTCCTGCCGGTACCGCTCCAGAATGGACCGCAGCAGCGTCAGGTCCGGAAACGCTTCGCTTTCCGTCACCTCGAACACCAGACGGGAGAAATCGGCCCCGACCTCCCGGCAGGTGGCAAAGGTCGTCTGAAGGCAGATGTCGGGATTGTAGACCACGCCCGGCGCAAAATTGATGAACAGCTGCTGGTCCGCCTGAAGTTGAGGGTACCCCTGACGGATGGCCGTCTTGCGGGCCTGCGCATCGAAGGCGCGGGCCTGCCCATGCGCCGCCGCTGCCTGGAGCAGCAGCTCGGCCCCCCGGTGTTGCCCGTGCTGCTCGGCACGGACCAGGGCTTCATACCCGTACACCGCGCCGGTGCGCAGCTGCACGATCGGCTGGAAGTGAAATGTCAAGTGGTCGCTCACCGTGTCGAACCAAGGCGTGGTGACACGCTGGAGCCACTGGGTCAGCGGCGCCACCTGCCAGGCATCCAGGTGGCCCGCGTACCACGGCATCGCCAGCAGCTCGGCCCGCTCGATGCGGGAGAAGGCGTTCAGCACCGCGGCGAGTCGATCGAAGGCCGCGCGGGGGATCGTCATGGGTCCCGCCGGCAGGTCACTCGTAAGGCCCTGCGCCGCCAGCAGTACGGCGAGCTTGCGTTGCAGATGGCTGGAGTCCGCGCGCACCGACAGGGCCGTGAGGGTGTGGAACGTCCTGGGCGTGATGGCCTGACAGTCACACCGCCCGGGGGCCGCCTGGGTCGTGTTGACCGCGCTGGCAGGGTCGTGGACAGGCGTTGACATGTCTGAGTGTAGACGGTGCGCTCTGACAGAAGTCTGCACCCCGGCAGGCAGCAACGCGGACGTATGTGAGCGTGCATGCTGCACGCCACCTCTGTGCGTCTTCCCTCGCTGCCAAGACCACGGTGACCATCGGGAACCGCCTCCAGATTCGCAGGCATCAGCTCGCTGGAAGGCCAACAACAGGCGTGCCTGCCGCCAATCGTCTCCATGGATCAAGCGTCTGATCCATCGTACGGCCTGCAGCGTGACTGTCTGAACGCCTCGGTTCACCCGTGGTCCGTGGCCTTCAGTTCGATGTGCATGGACACAGATGATGTCAACCCAAAGGCGACATGAACGACTTCTTACCACGATGTCGCTATAGCCCCGACGCACATCCTGCTCATCGAGGACGACCACGATATTGCCCTCATCCTCCAATTCGCTCTCGAAGACGCCGGTTACTGTGTCACCCATGCCACGTCTGTCCTCACTGGCCTGACCAACGCCCGCGAACACACCCCAGACCTGGTGCTGCTGGATCTCGGCCTGCCGGACGGAGATGGCCGCGACGTCCTTCAGCAGCTGCGCAGGGGCAGCGAGCGCTCGATCATCGTCCTTACTGCTCACGATGCCGTCGAGGAAAACGTCGAATTGCTGACGCTCGGCGCGAATGATGACGTCGTCAAGCCCTTTGCGCTTCCGGAATTACTCGCACGCATCAGCGTATAGCTACGCCAGGACGCACAGACGTCCCATGAACTGCGAGGCTTAGAGGTTCGGGTGCATCAGCGCTTGGGGCTGTACCGGGGACAGGAAATCGCGCTGACCCCGACGAAGTTCGATCTCCTGACGCTGCTGATGGAGCAGCCCGGTCGGGTGTACGCCCGGCAGGAACTCCTCCAGAAAACAAACACCAAGGACGCGCTCGCAGCGGACAGCCATGTCCGCGACGTGCAGATGACCAACCTGCGATCAAACTTCGGGACCTCGGCGCGTACAACGATCTGCGCACCGTGCGGGGCTATGGCTACGCCCTGCGAAGCGGCTCGGCAGAGGACACCACCCCCTAGCCGGCTTAGATTGGTCTCAGGCAGTTCCACGCTCAGAGCAACGTGGCGCTGCAGGAACGGGGGCCACACACGGAGCAAGTCGGCGCAGAACATCACCAGGGGTGGTTCACACGTGGAGGGTTTATGGAGCTGGACGAACGAAGGTACCTGCAGGCACACCTCAATGCCCCAACCATCGAGCGATTAGGCGCGGGTCTCGGTTTGGATGCCCACCAAGCCCAAGCTGTGGCTGCTGAGATCCTACCTGCGCAGCTGGCGGTGCTGACGCAGCTGGCGGGGACCCACGTCGGGGCGCAGCGGCTCCTGGATGTGGCGTACAACCGCGTGCCGCTCGGCCCTGTCGACGTGATCACTACGACCCCGGCCGACCTGAGTCGCTTACAAGAGGCCGGGGCGGCCCTGCTTCCGCAGCTCATGGGAGTTGCTGGTGACCAGGATACGCAGCGCATCGCAGCGAGTAGCGGCGTGCCAGGTGCAACGGTACGGCGGATGATGGAACTGCTGCTGCCGCTTCTTCTCGGACTGATTGCAGGACGCGTGACCGAGCGGGGTCTGACGGCTGACACGCTCGGCGTCCTGTTCGGGAGTGCCGCGTTGGTCCCAGCCGCACCGGTCAGCACGGTGCTGTCATCAACGCCACAGGTGATCATCAAGCGCGGTGTCCCCGTGACTGCGCATGGCATTCCACCTGGCCCGCCGATGGTGCCTCCTGCCCAAGAAGAAGAGCACCACCGGGGCGTTGGCTGGTGGTGGCTGCTGCCGTTGCTGCTGGTGCTGCTGCTGGGCGGCTGTTTCCTCCTCCAGACGCGTCCAGCGCCCCTCACCTTAGCCACGCCTACGACCGCGACCCAGCTCCCTGCTGGCCCGGTCACGCTTAGCGGCACTGGACGAGCGGGCGAAACCATCACTGTTCGTGAGCACACCACGACCATCACCACCACCAAGGTGAATCCAGACGGGACGTACATCGCCTCACTTCCAACACCCACCGCGGGCGAGCATCCCTACACCGTGGCCGAAACTGGAACCGACGCCACCGTCACTCAGAACGTCACTGTCTCGGCGCCCGCCGTGATCGCGCCTGCGCCGGGATCCGTCCCAGTGCCCACCACGACGCTGCGAACGGGAACGCCCGGCACCCCGCCCACGTCTGCTTCGACGCCCGCCGTGGTCACGCCCGTCGCCGTCCCCACACCGACGACGCCTCGGACAGACACGCCAAGCACGCCGCCTCCCGTCACGTCCACCTCCATGCGTCCCACGTTGGCGTTTACTGCTCCCGCGGGCGGAGCCTCCCTCCCGACTGGGAGCGTGGTTTTGCACGGTACGGGCCCTGCTAGCACCGAGATTTCCCTGGTTGAAGACCGCACCTCTCTGGGACAGACACGCACGGATGCGTCTGGCATCTGGTCGTTCCCAGTGCCCAGCCCCGCGCCAGGCCCGCATACCTATCGGGCATCCGCTGGAAGCGTCACCCGCACCCTGCAGGTGACGGTGACCGCTGGCACCGCTCACAGCGGCGCGTGCACGACGCCCTTTTCCCTCTCTCTCAAGAATGGTCAGACGGTCAAGCAGCCCTTCCGCTTCGGCGGCACGGGTGTGGGCAACAGCTACGTCGTCACGGTGACGCGGGGTGCCCGTCAGATTGGTCACAAGACACTCCCGCTGAACAACGCGTGTGGATGGAGCTACACCAGTAACCCAGGTCAGGGCCGCATTACCTACATCTTGCGCGAAGCTGGAAAGAGCACGGTTGCCCGCCGGATCACCCTCCTCGTGACCCGCTAACCAGCCGCGCTGGCATTCATCACGCACTGTCGATCCGGTGCTGTGGCTCTTCAGGGCGATGTCGGATGCGCTGAGGAATCAGATGTGATGCCTGCAGCTGTGAGCGCTTCAGGTGGCTCGAGGGTTCGCCTTCTCATTCAGTAATAAATGCCACATCAATCTCCAGTCAGTTTTTTGTCTGCTGTCTTCTCTATTCTGCACCCATGTTTTATATCCAGGCTGAAGACGCGCGAATCCTGCTGGAGGAGGTTGGGCGCACGGCGTGCCGCTTGGGTGACTTCGACATGGTGGAAGGCATCCAGGCCCTCGCCACGCGTTATGTCCAGGCGGTCGAAACCATCGACATCGAGGAGCTGCAGCAGGTCAAGACGCTCCTCACGACCTTGCAGCAGCGCCAGAACGTACAAATATCGTATCGCCAGACATCCGTTGCCTGAACGCGCCAACGGTCAACACGGCCCTTCAGACGCGTGGAGGGAAGCGCACCGTATCCCCCCAATACTGCTCGAGCGCTTGAATCGCCTGCATAAAAGGGTCAAACCCGACCGGCTTGACGATATAACTGCTGGCTTGCCACTCGTAGGCCCGCACCACGTCTTCCTGCGCCTGGGAGGTCGTCAGCATCACCACCGGAATGACGCGCAACAGCGGATCCGATTTGATCTCCTGCAAGACATCCAGGCCATTTTTCCGGGGCATGTTGATGTCCATCAGAATCATGTCCGGCGTCACAGACATGTGAAACGGAGGCTGCTGACGTAGGAACGCGAGCGCTTCGATGCCGTCCCGTGCAACCTGGAGCTGAAACTGTATGGCGGTGGTCTGGAGTGCTTCCTGAATCAGCAGGATGTCCGGCTCGCTGTCTTCAACAAGTAAGAGCTGGATCGGCAAGGTGGTCATGGCGTATGGCTTACCTTACCACGCCCGCCACAGGTCGTCTGTCCCAGCGCTGAAAGGCCAGTACGCTCCAGTGTGGCGGTACACCCTGCCCTGCGCCTGCTCTGGCGTTGGGACAGCGGCTGATTATTGATCTCCGCTGAAGTGAACGACGGTCGCATGACTGGGTGACTGACCGTTGGCTCCCATCGCACCTCACCCGAGATCAACTCGAAGAACGTCGTCTGCGCTTTTTCCAGCTGCTCGAGACTCAAACGCACACCACCCAGGAACTCGCTGAGTTCCTGGGTGTTTCGGTGAGTACCGTCCGCAACTGGAACGATCGCCTCCGTCACCGTGGCCCAGATGCGCTCCAGGCGACCGTCACGACGGGCCGACCGCCTACGCTGTCCGGGGCGCAGCGTGACGTCCTCAAAGACCTGCTCATTGAGGGTGCACAGGTCCACGGCTTCCCCGATGACAGCTGGACGACCCTCCGGGTCAGAGACGTCATCGGTCGGCACTTCAACCGCTGGCATCACCGCGATCACGTGCGGAGAATCCTGCATCAGCTGGGCTTTTCCCGCCAGAAGCCCGACAAACGCGCACTGGAACAGAACCCGGAAGTGGTGGCCACCTGGATTCACACCACCTTGCCCGAGATCAAAAAAGGAGCTGCTGGTGCGACACTGGTCTTCCTGGATGAAGTCGGCTTCAGTCTCAAAGGGACGGTGAAGTGCACCTGGGCGCTGTTCGGCCAGACGCCCGTGGTGTTCGGGAACGCCAGTTGGGACAAGGTCTCGACCATCGGCGCGGTCACCAGTGCTGGACAGTTCCTGCAGCACACGCAACAGGGCGCGTTCAAAGGCCCGGATGTGATTCGCTTCCTGCAGCACGTGTTGACGCACGTCCCAGGAGACGTCGTGGTGGTGCTGGACAATGCTGGCATCCACAAGACGAAGGCCGTGACGGCCTTCGTCTCGGGTGAATCCCGGCTGTCCCTCCAGTACCTCCCGCCCTATGCGCCGGAGTTGAACCCCATTGAGCTGGTGTGGGCGTACGTCAAGCGGAATGTGCTGGGGAATTTCTGCGCGCGGACGTTGAAGGAACTCAAGGCGCGCCTCAAGGTCGGGTGGCAGCGCGTCCGATATGTCCGCCTCCCTGATCGCCTCCTGCACAGCGACCTCCCATCGTGAACTTCAGCCGAGCTCAATAACGATGATTTCGGAGATTGTGGGTCTGATCCAGCGATGCCTCCTGAGGGAGGTGGAGGGCGATCTCGCGGTGCAGCGTGGACTCCGCTTGGAGGATCGCGAGCAAGACCTCTGCTAACCGCGTCATGGCATCGACACGACGGTGTGGGAGACGCTCTTTGAGATATGCGGCACACGTGTCCGCATGGAGCAGCGCAGTTCTGGACGTTGTCATAGACTCAGCTACTGCCCGTTTCGCTGCCAATTTGCGTCCCAGACACCTTTCATCCCGAAGTGTCAGCTGCTGAGGCACGGGTCACTGCCAGGCGCGTCGGCGTCACTGATTGCGACTTAGATTGTTCTCCGATTGACTGTTCTTTATCGATTTCTTAGTCAGAAGGAGAAATTTGAATAGTTGCTTTTCACAGTTCTCTTTGCCATCTGAGACAGACAGAGAGGATAGTGACTTTGGCGCTGAACTTCATAGAGAGCGGCGTACATCATCTCAAAAGGAGCATAATCATGACGAAGAACGACAATAACAGCGGAAATAACAATGACGGGCGTGGTTTTGCAGGGAGGGATCCTGACAAGCAGCGCGAGATTGCCAGCCAGGGTGGACAGGCTGCCCATGCCAGCGGGAATGCCCATGAGTTCACCAGCGAGGAAGCCCGCGAAGCTGGCCGCCAGAGCCACAAGAACGACGGCAACCAGGGGCAACAGGGCGGCCAAGGCGGGCAGGGGGGGAGTAGCGGACAGCGCGGCGGGTCCAGCGAGCAGCATGCCGAAGCCGGACGGCAGAGTCACAAAAACGACGGCGGGCAGGGCGGTTCCGGTGGCAACCAGGGTGGCAGCGGACAGCGCGATGGGTCCAGCGAGCAGCACGCCGAAGCTGGTCGCCAGAGCCACAAAAACGATTGATCTCTCTGGCTGACAGTGCCCTCGGGTTGCTCAGTCCATTGACCGTGCGTTCTTCCGTACGCTGGAGGACGCACGCTTTCTTGAAGAAGGCCCCGCTGGCGATGAACAACCCAACGCCAGCGTGAAAAGACAGCGGCTGTCTTTTTTGGGGGCCCTCGAGAGGATCTATAAGAAGTCTGTCAGAGAACATACGTAGGGTAAGGCATATGGCGCAGCAACTTGCTCAACTTCTGGCGCTCCAGGACGCTCAATACCACGAATTCCAGCAGTTGCTGGAACAGCTGGAAGAGCACCCGAGTTTGGAGCGTGTGCTGGAAGGTGGAGCGGCGATTCTGGAGCGTGCTCAGGAAATCCGGGCCTCCAACCAGCGACTTCAGGCGTTGTATACCAGCCTACTGCCCCTCATCAGCCGCAACATCACCACCCTTCAGCAGCAGGAGGTCCTGCTGCGCCGCCTGTTGGCCCGCCTAACGCCGCACCTTCCAGATGGCGCCGACTTGTTGAACCACGACTGGAACTAGCGCAGGCTGCAGACAACACCGCCCTCCATCACTCTTCTGCGTCCTGCGCTGCCGATGTCAGCTCCGGCGTTTCAGGGCGTGCGCCCCGGCTGGGTTTTGGGCAAGCTGAACCAGAAGGTCGCGCCCTGGCCGGGTTTTCCCTCGGCCCAGACCCGCCCGCCGTGCCGCTGGACGAAGCGTTTGACCAGTGCCAAGCCGAGGCCCAGCCCCTCGAATTCGCGGGTACTGTGCAGCCGCTGGAACATACCGAACAGCCGATCTTTCTGCCGCATATTGAAGCCCACGCCGTTGTCTTCCACCGAGAAGACGTAGGTTTCTGCCGTCTCGTTGCAGCTGACGCGGATGCGTGTAGCTTCGACCGTGCGGCTGAACTTGATGGCGTTGCTGATGAGGGTGCTGAAGATCAGCTGAAGTGCGAGGCTGTCACCGTACACCACTGGCAGCGGGTCGATCACGAAGCTGATGCCATCTGCTGTGCTCTGCACATTCAGCCCCTTACGAACCTGCGTCAGGACCTGATTGAGGTCGATCTGACGAAGGCGCAGACGCTGCTGGCCCGCGCGGAAGTATTGCAGCAGCCCGTGCAGCAGGTCTTCCATTCGGCCCATCGCCTGCTCGATGTTGCTCAGGTAGTGCTGATGCAGTTCGGGCTTCTCCGGCTCTTCCGGTCGGGCCAGCAGATGGCCGAAATCCCGCGCCTGCCGCAGCGGCGTCAGCAGTTCGTGACTGACCGCGTACATGACCGTCTCCAGCTCTTCGTTCAGTGCAGAGAGCTGTTCGGTGCGCTCAGCCACCCGCGCTTCCAGCGACGCGTTCAACCGCTGCACTTCAGCCTGTGCGTGACGCTGCGCCGTGATATCGGTCAAGGTCACGCGGCACTGGATGGGCGTGCCACTCGGATGCTCCATCGCTTCGCCCTGCAGCTGCACCACGAGGTCGGTGTTGCCGTCACCCGTGCGGGCCAACGACACTTCCAGCGGTGCCGCCTGCCCGGTCTGCACCAGGCGGCGCAGAAACAGCGCAAAACTGCGGGCTTCGTTCGCCGGAATAAAACTGGAGAACCGCCGTCCGGGCAGCGTCCCTTCTGCGACCCCGAGTTGCTGCCCGGCGGTACGGTTGGCCCGCTGAATAAAGCCCGCCTCGTCCAGGACCAGGTAGCCGACCGGTGCGCCGTCGAACAGCGCCTGGTACTCGCGCCGGGCGTCTTCCAGTTCGCTGTTGGTGCGCCGCAATTCCTGATTCTGCAACTCTAGCTCGATCTGGTGCAGCTGCAACTCGTGCTGCTGCCAGTCCAGCTGGGCGTTCAGGCTCTCTGGAGCCACATCAGAAAGTGGCACTGCGGGACGTGCATGATGCGCCTGCGATAGCTGATCCTCTGCTTTGTTCCTCGGGTCGTCGTTGCCATATACCATAATCCTGCACCCACAGTTCAACATCGGCTCTTCAGGCCTCAGCGCTTGAAAAAGTAGAGAATTTTCTATCTTTCCACTGAAAGTCTAACTCAAATACATGCAACAGTACTTTATGCTACAGTGTTAATCTTTACATTTGCGAGTATGCCGCCCTGACGGCCTGAACCTGGTATGTCAAGTCAGCTCAGGAAAAGATCCTCAGAGGGGGCTGGGAGGAGGTCGCCACCCTGACTGGCCTGCAACGTTCGGAACAACTCCCGAGCAAGGTACGTCTTGAGCGCCCGGAGGGCCGCCCGTTTTGTGTGTCCCTCTTGCTCCTTCTTCGCCACAAATGTTTTGGTGCGCTGTTCACAGCGCAGCCGGGTGAGGGCCATCAGGTGAAGTACCCTGTTGAGCTGCCGATTGCCGCTCACATTCACGCACCACCGCGTGTTCTTCCCGCCACCCCGTTCGACCGGGGCCGCACCGCAGGAGCTCGCGAATTGATGGGCGTTCTCAAACCGCTGGATGTCACCCACCTCAGCAAGCACGGTTCCGGCCAGCACCACGCCGATTCCCCGGAGCGTCAACAGGGCAGGGGCAACGTCGGCAACGAGTGTGGCCATGGCGTTCTCCAATTCCTTCAACGCTGCTTCCAGCGCACTCAGCACGGCCTGAAGGGCGGTGCTGAGGGCGCCCGTCGTCGCCTCTGGGAGGGCGTCGAGCATCATCTGGTTGGCCTTTCGCTGCTCGGCGAGCTTGTCCCGCGTGCGGGACAACTCCTGCAGCCGGCTGCCCTGCTGACACGGACGGTAGGGTGGGAGGTGTGGATTGGCCAGCAACACGCGGGCGACGTTCTCCGCATCGACCAGGTCGTTCTTTTTCTTGCCCCGCCGCGCACGGTACACGCTGGTCAGGCTGGGATGGAGATGAACGACCGGCGCATCTTGAGCAAGCAGCAACGCTAGCAGCGGAGCAACGTACCGATCCCTGCGCCTTCAATCGCCCAGCAAGGCTGTTCAAACCGAGCCGACCAAGTACACAGGTGGTTCAGGCCGTCAGCGTCGTTCTGGACGGTGACGGCGTCGAGAACGACGCCACGAGCATCGAGTGCAACTGCCGTATGGGTCGACGGGTGGGGATCAATGCCAAGAATAATCATGATGCCCTCCAGGAGATCGTTGGCAGTTCACCACCACCCGCGCAGGTCTGTTCTGGATCGGGCCCTGGGGCAGCCTGGTATCAAGCGAAGGGTGGTGGTGTGCCATTGAGAAAGAGAACGCGCAATTCAGGCCAACGCGATTTCCGCAGACAAATTTAGGGCGACGTCCTCTCCTCACTCCAGTTATGACATACAGACAGATTTTATGAGGATGAGCGAAAAACGAGCTCCTAGCCGACTTCAAGAGTGATCGGCGGACGAGAACGAGGGTGTGTTTGACGCCTCAGGGGCTCAGGATCGGGGCCACCCGGAAGTGTCAGGCGGGTGAAGACCACGCTTGAGAATGGCGCCACCGTATAGGCCCGCAAGATCATCCTTGTCACCGACGTGCGGGCTGTCCTGCCCGAGAACATTCACGGCCTGCGAGAAGAATGGGGGAGAGGTGCCCACCACTGCCCCTCCTACTCCCGGTGGGAAGTGAGCGGTGGTCCGATTGCGCGGTAGCAGCGTGGCTTGAATGCATCTCACCTCCAGAATGTGCTGTGCCACCAGACGATCAGGCCGGATCTCTTGGTCTGCAGCGATACTACCCAGGACTTGAGTGCCGCGCAGCGGCAACTGCTCAAGGCACGCCACATCGAAGTGATCGACGAACCTTATTATCGAGGGCATGGGCCGGGCGTTCACTTCACCTACGCAGACGGCAGTTGGACAGAACACTGGGCGGTATACGCCCATGGTGAGCGGGTCCTGATTGCGGACTTGGCCGTGCAGCCCGGCTGCGAGGTGACAGCGGGCATCATCACGGTGAATCCCAAGCAGGAAACGACGGTGCCAGGCGTGTACACGGCGGGTGATGTCAGCAGTGGCAATCAGCTCAGCTTCGTGCTGGCGAGTGGAGCCAGAGCCACGATATATGCCGCGCATGCCCGGTTCGAAGACGATCTCCCTGCAGCTGTGAAAGCCTGAGCGCAAGGCTCATTCCAGAGCGCCGACCAGGTTCCCAGCTAAACAAGTTCTCCGGTCACGTGCACCACCGACAGCATCGCGGGACGACGCACGGAAACTCCCACACCGGGATGATCCGGAAAGTGTGGCATTCACGTGCGCTGACGTGGGTTCAGCTCGGGCGCATCCATACTTCAAGTGTCGTAGGCTCCATGCTTGCTACTCATAACGCTATCAAACTCCGCCGCCTGTCCGGAATCGCTGCCGCCTTCCGCTTACTCCTCAGTCCGTTCGTGGCGGTCCATGCTGATCTATGTCGAGGATGCAGAGTCACGATCACGCTCGCCGAACCCTAGAGGACAATGCAGCCGAACCCTGCACACAGGGGACCCTAAGCATCTGCAGGACTGCCCACCCATCCGGGGAGATCAGATGATCGCAGAACCAGTCTTACGGACAACTGGAGACCACGGTCAGCACTGAAGCCGCTTTCAAGGGCAGTGTGTCTGCGTCCGTCGTGCCCTTTTTGAGAAAGAGTGTCTGCGTGTCCGTGTTACGAGCGAGTGTCCCACAGTACAGCCCTGTCGCATCCGCCGTCCGATAGTACGTCGGCTTCTCCAGGGCCAGTGGATAAAAAAGCGTCGATGCTGCCAGCGCCACGGTCAGCATCACCGCCCCGCCGACCAGATTTCGTGAATCTCGCAGGAATTGCGCCGCTTTCTGTGCTGTGTCGTGCCGAGCCCTGGCCATACTCTCGAAGTCATCAAATTGCAGTGTGGTGTTGATCGTCCCCTGGGCAGCGAGGGCTGCCTTCCAGACACCAAATCCATACAAGAGCAGGGCAAGCACCAACAGGATTTTGACGACGAACGCCCAAGTGTCGCCCCGAGGACCGAGCGCGGTAATTTGGGCCGCACCGAAGTTTAAACCGACCAGACCGCCTATCCCTGCGATGGTTGCCAGTGAACCGAACCAGAGATTAGCTGTCGCCCGGACCGCCGTGAGTTCAGCAGTTGCGACAGTTAGGACTGCATTGGGATCCTGCGTTGACCCTGTCACGGCTGACCACCGCCCGATGAGGGAAGTGGGGGCACGGCCGCTGCCTGCTTTGCTTTCACTAGGTCTGCATGATCAAAGTGGAATATGGCGCCGCAGCCCTTCGCATGCCCGGCTAGCGGTGACGGCTGATTGGCATGATTCTGCCCGCACTCGCACTGCACCGTTCCCATGGATACCGTGAAATTTATCTCAATCACTTGATGAACGTGGACCACGCTCACATGGTCACACTGCGGACACGTCCACTGTTTCGTCCAGGTTGGCAGCGGTTTGTCCTTATAGCTCCACGGTTCGGCGAGAAAATTCGTGTTCTCTGCGCCATAGTCCTGCGAGTCGTACTCCCTATTTTCCGGTTGTAACATGGTGTCTCCCCGCCGCTGGAGCAGACAGGTACAACGGGATGACGCGCGGCAACTTCTGTTTGCAAAGAGGTGAGAAAAGCATAATAAATTTCACACAAAATTACAATGCAGTCGGTTGCGAAAGACAGTTCAGCAAGTAACGCGGGCGAGCACACCGCCCTACTTCGGACGATTCACTGTTCTATCGTCGCCGGCAGGTTATTTTCGCCTTCCGCACGCCGACGAGTAGCACGCACCTGGAGAGCGAAAGGTGCCTTCCAGTGTGT
Above is a genomic segment from Deinococcus ruber containing:
- a CDS encoding EAL domain-containing protein, encoding MTIPRAAFDRLAAVLNAFSRIERAELLAMPWYAGHLDAWQVAPLTQWLQRVTTPWFDTVSDHLTFHFQPIVQLRTGAVYGYEALVRAEQHGQHRGAELLLQAAAAHGQARAFDAQARKTAIRQGYPQLQADQQLFINFAPGVVYNPDICLQTTFATCREVGADFSRLVFEVTESEAFPDLTLLRSILERYRQEGAQVALDDLGAGHTSLNYLSELKPDIVKLDRGLVSGLHREDRRVPLITALIGYAHDLGIRVVAEGIETPDELAQIIALGADYAQGYFLGRPSPVAAEVLPEAAAFWPLR
- a CDS encoding response regulator, which codes for MLQFALEDAGYCVTHATSVLTGLTNAREHTPDLVLLDLGLPDGDGRDVLQQLRRGSERSIIVLTAHDAVEENVELLTLGANDDVVKPFALPELLARISV
- a CDS encoding response regulator; its protein translation is MTTLPIQLLLVEDSEPDILLIQEALQTTAIQFQLQVARDGIEALAFLRQQPPFHMSVTPDMILMDINMPRKNGLDVLQEIKSDPLLRVIPVVMLTTSQAQEDVVRAYEWQASSYIVKPVGFDPFMQAIQALEQYWGDTVRFPPRV
- a CDS encoding KGG domain-containing protein, which gives rise to MTKNDNNSGNNNDGRGFAGRDPDKQREIASQGGQAAHASGNAHEFTSEEAREAGRQSHKNDGNQGQQGGQGGQGGSSGQRGGSSEQHAEAGRQSHKNDGGQGGSGGNQGGSGQRDGSSEQHAEAGRQSHKND
- a CDS encoding IS630 family transposase — its product is MTDRWLPSHLTRDQLEERRLRFFQLLETQTHTTQELAEFLGVSVSTVRNWNDRLRHRGPDALQATVTTGRPPTLSGAQRDVLKDLLIEGAQVHGFPDDSWTTLRVRDVIGRHFNRWHHRDHVRRILHQLGFSRQKPDKRALEQNPEVVATWIHTTLPEIKKGAAGATLVFLDEVGFSLKGTVKCTWALFGQTPVVFGNASWDKVSTIGAVTSAGQFLQHTQQGAFKGPDVIRFLQHVLTHVPGDVVVVLDNAGIHKTKAVTAFVSGESRLSLQYLPPYAPELNPIELVWAYVKRNVLGNFCARTLKELKARLKVGWQRVRYVRLPDRLLHSDLPS
- a CDS encoding IS110 family transposase — translated: MIILGIDPHPSTHTAVALDARGVVLDAVTVQNDADGLNHLCTWSARFEQPCWAIEGAGIGTLLRC
- a CDS encoding DUF937 domain-containing protein; its protein translation is MELDERRYLQAHLNAPTIERLGAGLGLDAHQAQAVAAEILPAQLAVLTQLAGTHVGAQRLLDVAYNRVPLGPVDVITTTPADLSRLQEAGAALLPQLMGVAGDQDTQRIAASSGVPGATVRRMMELLLPLLLGLIAGRVTERGLTADTLGVLFGSAALVPAAPVSTVLSSTPQVIIKRGVPVTAHGIPPGPPMVPPAQEEEHHRGVGWWWLLPLLLVLLLGGCFLLQTRPAPLTLATPTTATQLPAGPVTLSGTGRAGETITVREHTTTITTTKVNPDGTYIASLPTPTAGEHPYTVAETGTDATVTQNVTVSAPAVIAPAPGSVPVPTTTLRTGTPGTPPTSASTPAVVTPVAVPTPTTPRTDTPSTPPPVTSTSMRPTLAFTAPAGGASLPTGSVVLHGTGPASTEISLVEDRTSLGQTRTDASGIWSFPVPSPAPGPHTYRASAGSVTRTLQVTVTAGTAHSGACTTPFSLSLKNGQTVKQPFRFGGTGVGNSYVVTVTRGARQIGHKTLPLNNACGWSYTSNPGQGRITYILREAGKSTVARRITLLVTR
- a CDS encoding transposase; this translates as MLLAQDAPVVHLHPSLTSVYRARRGKKKNDLVDAENVARVLLANPHLPPYRPCQQGSRLQELSRTRDKLAEQRKANQMMLDALPEATTGALSTALQAVLSALEAALKELENAMATLVADVAPALLTLRGIGVVLAGTVLAEVGDIQRFENAHQFASSCGAAPVERGGGKNTRWCVNVSGNRQLNRVLHLMALTRLRCEQRTKTFVAKKEQEGHTKRAALRALKTYLARELFRTLQASQGGDLLPAPSEDLFLS
- a CDS encoding sensor histidine kinase; translation: MPLSDVAPESLNAQLDWQQHELQLHQIELELQNQELRRTNSELEDARREYQALFDGAPVGYLVLDEAGFIQRANRTAGQQLGVAEGTLPGRRFSSFIPANEARSFALFLRRLVQTGQAAPLEVSLARTGDGNTDLVVQLQGEAMEHPSGTPIQCRVTLTDITAQRHAQAEVQRLNASLEARVAERTEQLSALNEELETVMYAVSHELLTPLRQARDFGHLLARPEEPEKPELHQHYLSNIEQAMGRMEDLLHGLLQYFRAGQQRLRLRQIDLNQVLTQVRKGLNVQSTADGISFVIDPLPVVYGDSLALQLIFSTLISNAIKFSRTVEATRIRVSCNETAETYVFSVEDNGVGFNMRQKDRLFGMFQRLHSTREFEGLGLGLALVKRFVQRHGGRVWAEGKPGQGATFWFSLPKTQPGRTP